From the Thermococcus sp. CX2 genome, one window contains:
- a CDS encoding CBS domain-containing protein: MRVKTLMTPDPVVIELPATREYAIDLFRKHKVRSFPVINKNTKALVGIISIKRVLLHPDEEQLAMLVKRDVPTVKPNDDLKKAVRLMVEYDYRRVIVVDEENHVLGILTVGDIVRRYLSKNEKLKETTIEDYYQKNVGVVWRGTPLKAALKALLLCNAMAIPVIDDDGNLVGMVDETDLLKDSEVVRVMKSTALAASSEEDWILESHPTLLFEKAELQLPKKPVEDIMNREVVIATPHMSVYEVAQKMVQYHIEQLPVIRGEGELVGIVRDMDIIKVILNK, encoded by the coding sequence ATGCGCGTAAAAACTTTGATGACTCCTGACCCGGTGGTGATAGAACTTCCCGCAACGAGGGAATACGCTATTGATCTGTTTAGAAAGCATAAGGTCAGATCTTTTCCAGTCATTAACAAAAACACAAAGGCTCTTGTTGGAATAATAAGCATAAAGAGGGTTCTCCTCCACCCTGACGAGGAACAGTTAGCGATGCTCGTTAAGAGGGACGTGCCTACTGTCAAGCCAAACGACGACCTAAAGAAAGCAGTTCGCCTAATGGTCGAGTATGACTACAGGCGTGTCATAGTGGTCGACGAGGAGAACCATGTCCTCGGAATACTCACCGTTGGCGACATAGTGCGCAGATACCTCTCCAAGAACGAGAAGCTCAAGGAAACCACCATAGAGGACTACTACCAGAAGAACGTCGGCGTTGTCTGGCGTGGAACACCGCTCAAGGCAGCCCTCAAGGCACTCTTGCTATGCAACGCCATGGCTATACCAGTCATAGACGACGATGGCAACCTCGTGGGAATGGTTGACGAGACCGACCTCCTCAAGGACAGCGAGGTTGTAAGGGTCATGAAGAGCACGGCCCTGGCCGCTTCCAGCGAGGAGGACTGGATACTTGAGAGCCACCCCACGCTCCTCTTCGAGAAAGCCGAGCTCCAGCTGCCGAAGAAACCCGTTGAGGACATAATGAACCGCGAGGTGGTCATAGCGACGCCCCACATGAGCGTCTACGAAGTCGCCCAGAAGATGGTCCAGTACCACATCGAGCAGCTGCCCGTCATAAGAGGCGAGGGCGAGCTCGTTGGAATCGTCAGGGACATGGACATAATCAAGGTCATCCTCAACAAGTGA
- a CDS encoding biotin/lipoyl-containing protein → LVLEAMKMENEIPAPKDGVVKKILVKEGQTVDTGQALIEIG, encoded by the coding sequence ACTCGTCCTCGAGGCCATGAAAATGGAAAATGAAATCCCCGCGCCAAAGGACGGCGTAGTAAAGAAAATCCTCGTCAAAGAAGGCCAAACCGTCGACACAGGACAAGCACTCATAGAAATAGGGTGA
- a CDS encoding sodium ion-translocating decarboxylase subunit beta codes for MSGLEQAIIEFIESMGLFHLTIGNVIMILVGLTLVYLAIRYEMEPLLLLPIGISAVIVNLPLTGIAEEPHGLLYLIHHYLISTEIVPLLIFFGLGAMTDFGPMIADPKTALLGAAAQIGVFIAMLSAVLLGFTLPEAASIGIIGGADGPTTIYLTTKLAPHLLGATAVAAYSYMSLVPLIQPPIIKALTNKEERRIRMEQLRPVSKREKIMFPIITAIVISLLVPSAGPLIGMLMIGNLFRESGVVERLSKAAQEELMNIVTIFLGLGVGSTMKAESFLTMQTLMILGLGVVAFASATAGGVLLGKLMMKLSGGKINPMIGAAGVSAVPMSARVVQRLASEEDPGNFILMHAMGPNVAGVIGTAVAAGVLLSVLG; via the coding sequence ATGAGTGGACTGGAGCAGGCGATAATCGAGTTCATAGAGAGCATGGGGCTCTTCCACCTGACAATCGGGAACGTGATAATGATACTCGTCGGTCTCACCCTCGTGTATCTTGCCATACGCTACGAGATGGAGCCGCTGCTTCTCCTGCCGATAGGCATAAGCGCAGTCATTGTCAACCTGCCGCTCACTGGAATAGCTGAGGAACCTCACGGGCTGTTATATCTCATTCACCATTACCTCATAAGCACCGAGATAGTCCCGCTCCTGATATTCTTCGGGCTGGGAGCGATGACCGACTTCGGACCGATGATAGCAGACCCCAAGACGGCTCTGCTCGGTGCTGCTGCTCAGATAGGTGTGTTCATAGCGATGCTCAGTGCAGTTCTCCTCGGGTTCACCCTCCCTGAGGCGGCATCGATAGGAATCATCGGCGGTGCCGACGGGCCCACGACCATATACCTCACCACAAAGCTCGCACCACACCTCCTCGGTGCCACAGCTGTGGCTGCCTACTCCTACATGAGCCTGGTTCCGCTCATCCAGCCGCCGATAATCAAGGCCCTGACGAATAAGGAGGAAAGAAGAATCAGAATGGAGCAGCTCAGGCCGGTTTCAAAGAGAGAGAAGATAATGTTCCCCATTATCACAGCCATCGTCATCAGCCTCCTCGTCCCGAGCGCCGGGCCGCTGATAGGCATGCTCATGATAGGCAACCTCTTCAGGGAGAGCGGTGTCGTAGAGAGGCTCAGCAAAGCCGCCCAGGAGGAGCTGATGAACATAGTCACCATATTCCTCGGACTCGGCGTCGGTTCCACCATGAAGGCTGAGAGCTTCCTGACGATGCAGACCCTCATGATACTCGGCCTCGGTGTGGTTGCCTTCGCCTCAGCAACCGCAGGGGGAGTGCTCCTCGGAAAGCTCATGATGAAGCTCTCCGGCGGAAAGATAAACCCGATGATTGGAGCGGCTGGGGTTTCAGCAGTTCCGATGAGCGCAAGGGTCGTTCAGCGCTTGGCGAGCGAAGAGGACCCCGGTAACTTCATCCTCATGCATGCCATGGGTCCGAACGTTGCCGGAGTCATAGGCACGGCCGTTGCCGCAGGAGTTCTGCTCTCTGTCCTCGGATGA